Proteins from a genomic interval of Candidatus Poribacteria bacterium:
- a CDS encoding Gfo/Idh/MocA family oxidoreductase, with amino-acid sequence MDKIRIAFIGCGGMSSQLQQCIPMVPEFEFVATCDLVEEKAASNARRFGALRHYTDYNEMFKNEDLYAVAVVGRPEDKLHRDIGIECLQRGYHIYTEKPPATTAEGAKMLVDASVESGKTGMVGTMWRHAPAHQIAKQLMNEDAFGEACQYHTRYLAPSPRLQEAGSPFAWPFMLDQVIHPTDCMRFFMGQVSEVFALGAIDAASSTVSMSVNLRYENGGIGTMTLGTGPTLEAMVFVKGTGNQAIQVLETRRLRRYRMPTWLGAGGGYADTPTEEWDLNTAFHSIGRPGYLEEMQHWAASLQAETQPHASLEDSYQNMRVLEAISRSIETGEVVQIPV; translated from the coding sequence ATGGATAAAATCCGAATTGCTTTTATCGGCTGTGGTGGCATGTCATCGCAATTGCAACAGTGCATACCGATGGTGCCAGAATTTGAATTTGTCGCTACTTGTGATCTCGTGGAAGAGAAAGCGGCATCGAACGCCCGAAGGTTCGGCGCACTCCGCCATTATACCGACTACAATGAGATGTTCAAAAATGAAGACCTATATGCAGTGGCTGTTGTCGGTCGACCGGAGGACAAACTGCACCGCGACATCGGTATTGAGTGTCTCCAGCGCGGTTATCACATCTACACCGAAAAACCGCCTGCGACCACCGCTGAAGGCGCGAAGATGCTCGTCGATGCGTCGGTTGAGAGCGGCAAAACGGGGATGGTCGGTACGATGTGGCGGCACGCACCTGCGCATCAAATTGCCAAGCAGTTAATGAACGAAGATGCCTTCGGTGAAGCCTGCCAGTACCATACCCGATATCTCGCCCCGAGTCCGCGTCTTCAGGAGGCTGGGTCGCCGTTTGCATGGCCCTTCATGCTCGATCAGGTGATTCATCCCACCGATTGTATGCGTTTCTTTATGGGACAGGTCAGCGAAGTCTTTGCCTTAGGCGCGATTGACGCTGCGTCGAGTACCGTTTCAATGTCTGTGAACCTCCGTTATGAGAACGGCGGTATCGGCACGATGACGCTCGGCACGGGCCCTACCTTGGAAGCAATGGTCTTTGTCAAAGGTACCGGCAATCAGGCGATTCAGGTATTGGAGACACGCAGATTGCGCCGTTACCGTATGCCGACATGGCTTGGTGCCGGTGGTGGTTATGCTGATACACCCACTGAAGAATGGGATCTTAACACCGCGTTCCATAGCATCGGTAGACCGGGTTATCTCGAAGAGATGCAGCACTGGGCAGCGTCATTGCAAGCGGAAACACAACCGCACGCAAGCCTCGAAGATTCCTATCAGAACATGCGCGTCCTGGAAGCGATTAGCCGTAGCATTGAAACCGGAGAGGTCGTTCAAATACCGGTTTAG